In Anaerobacillus sp. CMMVII, a single window of DNA contains:
- a CDS encoding helix-turn-helix domain-containing protein: MYGTRIRNLRKEKKLTLKQLSKELGISFTALGNYEREDRQPNFETFEAIANYFDVSIDYLVGRRDVKTLMNTFLITTLKPFRNYSVKNHLK, from the coding sequence ATGTACGGAACACGTATTAGAAACTTAAGAAAAGAAAAGAAGTTGACTTTAAAGCAACTTTCTAAAGAATTAGGTATTTCATTTACTGCTTTAGGTAATTACGAGCGAGAGGACAGACAACCAAACTTTGAAACCTTTGAAGCGATTGCAAACTATTTCGATGTAAGTATTGATTATCTAGTTGGTAGAAGAGACGTAAAAACGTTGATGAATACGTTTTTAATAACGACTTTGAAACCCTTCAGGAACTACTCTGTCAAAAATCACCTGAAGTAA
- a CDS encoding helix-turn-helix transcriptional regulator: MECSKKIKLEQSYKIDGKKIKLARVEMDWSISKLADESGVTRKTIGEIERGSKVKVRFSTIEQIAATLGKDVNDFRKTLIKQK; the protein is encoded by the coding sequence ATGGAATGTAGTAAAAAAATTAAACTTGAGCAAAGTTACAAGATTGACGGGAAAAAAATAAAGTTAGCTAGGGTAGAGATGGATTGGTCAATTTCAAAATTAGCTGACGAGTCTGGGGTGACAAGAAAAACCATAGGTGAAATTGAAAGAGGAAGTAAGGTCAAAGTTCGCTTTTCGACTATTGAACAAATTGCTGCAACTCTGGGTAAGGACGTTAATGACTTTAGAAAAACATTAATTAAGCAGAAGTAA
- a CDS encoding helix-turn-helix domain-containing protein has protein sequence MNFSFELPKDTIVTNRTELKETIKELVMEMQGEISQEEIMTVREVAGYLKVSVPTIRSMVAKKEIPFYQRGQVIRFNKSDIREWLRRNSELESRG, from the coding sequence ATGAATTTTAGCTTTGAGTTACCAAAAGACACTATAGTAACAAATAGAACTGAACTAAAAGAGACTATTAAAGAATTGGTAATGGAAATGCAGGGGGAAATATCACAAGAAGAAATAATGACTGTGCGTGAGGTTGCTGGGTATTTAAAAGTAAGTGTACCTACAATTCGTTCAATGGTTGCTAAAAAAGAAATACCATTTTATCAAAGGGGGCAAGTTATACGATTTAATAAATCAGACATAAGGGAATGGTTGCGAAGAAATTCAGAATTAGAAAGTAGAGGATAG
- a CDS encoding conserved phage C-terminal domain-containing protein: MKGWIKLHRKLHAHWLYKESRKFSKFEAWLDLLIMANHKEHTFVLGNELIQVKRGEVITSEVKLMDKWKWSKSKVRSFLKLLEKDGMVIKKSDTKKTSITICNYCYYQDIETIKNTTVKPELDFNETEKSLSSDTIKNDNNEMNEDNEKNDEEIPYIEIIDYLNQAADKNYKHNILETRELIKQRWIEGNTLADFKKVIDSMVIDWKHDIKMKSYLRPKTLFSEKFEEYLNRYSNEDLKSKLQYRKKFNW; encoded by the coding sequence ATGAAAGGGTGGATTAAACTTCATAGAAAATTACACGCTCATTGGCTTTATAAAGAAAGTAGAAAATTTTCCAAATTTGAAGCTTGGCTAGATTTACTTATTATGGCAAATCATAAAGAACATACATTTGTATTAGGTAATGAACTAATACAAGTAAAGAGGGGCGAGGTAATAACATCTGAAGTGAAATTAATGGATAAATGGAAATGGTCAAAATCAAAGGTTCGTTCATTTTTAAAGTTACTAGAAAAAGATGGTATGGTTATAAAAAAATCAGACACCAAAAAGACCAGTATAACTATTTGTAACTATTGTTATTATCAGGACATAGAAACCATTAAAAATACCACAGTTAAACCAGAATTAGACTTTAATGAAACTGAAAAAAGTCTAAGTTCCGACACAATCAAGAATGATAATAATGAAATGAATGAAGATAATGAAAAAAATGATGAAGAAATACCGTATATAGAAATAATTGATTACTTAAACCAAGCTGCTGATAAGAATTATAAACATAATATATTGGAAACCAGAGAACTTATAAAGCAAAGGTGGATTGAAGGAAATACATTAGCTGATTTTAAAAAAGTAATCGACTCAATGGTTATAGATTGGAAACATGATATAAAAATGAAGTCTTATCTAAGACCTAAAACGCTGTTTAGTGAGAAATTTGAAGAGTATTTAAATCGATATAGTAATGAAGATTTAAAGAGCAAATTACAATATCGTAAGAAATTTAATTGGTAA
- a CDS encoding ApaLI family restriction endonuclease: MMTKEEKLIEISKIVTEHRSKLQGAIENRMVEMVADSNEHYLVYGALGMPENEHALIDKYQNVGRFVYKYAGSLLERMAQIALGGEAIYITNTISSQPKQFEIDCYTEWDNKAHEIKWRDATTDGDHKNKENNKVKCIVSEGLIPVRVMFFMPERTQARKIQERIISIFKEQGEAYIGEEAFEYIKDYSGIDIKEILNEEMKSLRL; the protein is encoded by the coding sequence ATGATGACTAAAGAAGAAAAACTAATTGAAATTTCAAAAATTGTGACAGAACACAGAAGTAAATTACAAGGTGCAATTGAAAATCGTATGGTTGAAATGGTTGCTGATAGCAATGAGCATTATCTAGTATATGGTGCTTTAGGTATGCCTGAGAATGAGCATGCACTAATTGACAAATATCAAAATGTAGGAAGGTTCGTTTATAAGTATGCAGGTTCATTGTTAGAGAGAATGGCACAGATTGCGTTAGGTGGGGAAGCAATATACATAACGAACACTATTAGTAGTCAGCCTAAGCAGTTTGAAATTGATTGTTACACAGAGTGGGACAATAAGGCTCATGAAATAAAGTGGCGAGATGCAACAACTGATGGTGACCATAAAAACAAAGAAAACAATAAAGTAAAGTGTATTGTTAGCGAGGGGCTAATCCCTGTAAGGGTAATGTTTTTTATGCCGGAAAGAACTCAAGCAAGAAAGATACAGGAAAGAATTATTTCTATCTTTAAGGAACAGGGAGAGGCTTATATCGGAGAAGAGGCTTTTGAATATATAAAAGATTACTCTGGGATTGACATAAAAGAAATTCTAAACGAAGAAATGAAAAGCTTGCGATTATAA
- a CDS encoding YsnF/AvaK domain-containing protein, translated as MGKLLLIGAVIGVFLSWVFNFTILLGLILGAFVGGIIYSLNAKRMDHITNKETIQLREEQLDIRKKRVQTGEVKIHKEVVEEQRTFTVPIRREEMVIEAGMDEEIRIPLKEEEIEINKHPVQVNDVSITKRQIEEIEQVKARLKKETAHYEVEGNADVQEITEEER; from the coding sequence ATGGGAAAATTACTATTGATTGGTGCAGTTATCGGAGTTTTTTTAAGTTGGGTATTTAATTTTACAATATTACTAGGCCTTATCCTCGGAGCATTCGTCGGTGGAATTATTTATTCTTTGAATGCAAAAAGAATGGACCATATTACCAACAAAGAAACCATACAACTACGCGAAGAGCAGTTAGATATAAGGAAGAAACGAGTCCAAACTGGTGAAGTAAAAATTCATAAAGAAGTTGTCGAAGAACAAAGAACGTTTACTGTCCCAATTCGACGTGAAGAAATGGTGATTGAGGCTGGTATGGATGAGGAAATTCGCATTCCTCTTAAAGAAGAAGAAATTGAGATAAATAAGCACCCAGTTCAAGTGAATGATGTCTCGATTACAAAGCGCCAAATAGAGGAAATTGAACAGGTGAAAGCTAGATTAAAAAAAGAGACTGCCCACTATGAAGTAGAAGGAAATGCCGATGTACAAGAAATCACGGAAGAAGAAAGATAA
- a CDS encoding YsnF/AvaK domain-containing protein, which translates to MGFFDLFDENEENRKKVREVDRVADTEFATDEAHLDLREEELDIHKNRVETGDVVLHKDIIEEEQVVNVPVSHDQVVIERRAVDRQPTTEPITDEETVHIPVTAETVEVGKHTVVTGEISAHKRSVEETQQVRDVLHKEVADVETQGTADVISED; encoded by the coding sequence ATGGGCTTTTTTGACTTATTTGACGAAAATGAAGAAAATCGAAAAAAGGTACGTGAAGTAGATCGAGTTGCTGATACAGAATTTGCAACTGATGAGGCACATCTTGACCTTCGTGAAGAAGAGCTAGATATCCATAAAAACCGTGTCGAAACTGGTGATGTCGTACTTCATAAAGATATCATTGAAGAAGAACAGGTAGTTAATGTTCCTGTTTCTCACGACCAAGTGGTTATTGAAAGAAGAGCCGTTGACCGTCAACCAACAACGGAACCGATTACAGATGAAGAAACGGTTCACATTCCTGTTACTGCGGAAACAGTTGAAGTTGGTAAGCACACTGTTGTCACAGGTGAAATTTCCGCTCACAAGCGTTCTGTCGAGGAAACTCAACAGGTACGTGATGTCCTGCATAAAGAGGTTGCCGACGTTGAAACTCAAGGTACCGCGGATGTAATTAGCGAGGACTAA
- a CDS encoding bifunctional 2-polyprenyl-6-hydroxyphenol methylase/3-demethylubiquinol 3-O-methyltransferase UbiG — translation MEADQNNKAWNNGVYQAWINRFGTAEEAAKKIMEDPRKRVGSVLTYMGEKVQGKKIINLLGSNGNKAVALSLLGANVTVVDFSNENEVYAKELAQHSGVQLRYIVSDVLKMPEEELTGDYDIVFMEFGILHYFIDLHPLFQLVSKLLKENGRLVLQDFHPVSTKLISSRGTTAKIRKHKVTGNYFDTSLEEKEVSHSKYLDPNDKNPIMHKVFLRNWTLGEIVTSIADEGLFIKTLEELPNQSSEVFDQGIPKTYTVVAEKRH, via the coding sequence ATGGAAGCTGATCAAAATAACAAAGCTTGGAATAATGGAGTTTATCAAGCATGGATAAATCGGTTTGGAACTGCAGAAGAAGCTGCGAAAAAAATAATGGAAGATCCACGAAAAAGAGTGGGTTCAGTTCTTACATACATGGGTGAGAAAGTTCAAGGTAAGAAGATTATTAATTTATTAGGCTCGAATGGAAATAAGGCAGTTGCGTTATCCTTACTTGGAGCAAATGTAACAGTCGTCGATTTTTCAAATGAAAATGAAGTGTACGCTAAAGAGCTAGCCCAACATTCGGGTGTGCAACTTCGCTATATTGTTTCAGATGTTCTCAAGATGCCGGAAGAAGAACTAACAGGAGATTATGATATCGTTTTTATGGAATTTGGCATCCTTCATTACTTTATTGATTTACATCCTTTGTTTCAGTTAGTGTCGAAATTACTTAAAGAAAATGGGCGACTCGTTCTTCAAGATTTTCATCCTGTGTCGACAAAACTTATTTCTTCTCGTGGGACTACCGCGAAAATTAGAAAACATAAAGTAACTGGAAATTACTTTGATACATCGCTAGAAGAAAAAGAAGTATCACATTCAAAATATTTAGATCCGAATGATAAAAATCCAATAATGCACAAAGTGTTCTTACGAAATTGGACATTAGGTGAAATAGTAACATCGATTGCTGATGAGGGATTATTTATAAAAACGTTAGAAGAACTACCTAACCAATCCTCAGAAGTTTTTGATCAAGGGATTCCAAAAACCTATACCGTCGTTGCCGAGAAAAGACATTAA
- a CDS encoding YbaK family protein, giving the protein MNVITTFEDRRRKKQWNFERQVLRKLSLSTIRGYIHNHFPSVFEHQKTGGSFVEDICVDFAIDSYLLGAEFSRFGYFGESEVSVRRRCQEEYVEHVNLLYHKLSGLLFQNDQDDNFYMLCEAFVLHWWDQGFHEGEKRYRMKLH; this is encoded by the coding sequence TTGAATGTCATTACTACCTTTGAAGATCGTAGGCGAAAAAAACAATGGAATTTTGAACGACAAGTATTACGAAAACTTTCCTTATCTACAATAAGAGGCTACATTCATAATCATTTCCCTTCAGTTTTTGAACATCAAAAAACTGGTGGTAGCTTTGTCGAGGATATTTGTGTAGATTTTGCTATAGATTCCTATTTATTAGGTGCTGAATTTAGTCGCTTTGGCTATTTTGGTGAATCTGAGGTTTCTGTACGTAGGCGTTGCCAGGAGGAATATGTCGAGCATGTCAACCTTCTATATCACAAGCTGTCAGGTTTGCTTTTTCAAAACGACCAAGATGATAATTTTTATATGTTATGTGAAGCTTTTGTTCTTCATTGGTGGGATCAGGGCTTTCATGAAGGGGAAAAAAGATATCGAATGAAATTACACTAA
- the cwlD gene encoding N-acetylmuramoyl-L-alanine amidase CwlD, whose amino-acid sequence MSKWLKGGAFAAGFLLLLFYIQFQFVSTDSGSLWSLPLSGKIIVIDAGHGGMDGGASSKQGLLEKEVSLEISLILRDYLQEAGALVVMSRVEDTDLADPSTKGVRNRKVQDLKRRVQLVNETGADLFLSLHLNAIPSPRWSGAQTFYNRAIEENEKVAKFIQEEIRTNLENTDRLAKPINNVYLLKHAQIPGALVEVGFLSNPTEAEMLDTKAYQQKVAVSIYQGIMRYFTNEPVPTS is encoded by the coding sequence ATGAGCAAGTGGTTGAAGGGTGGAGCTTTTGCAGCTGGATTTTTACTTTTATTATTCTATATTCAATTTCAATTTGTGAGTACAGACTCTGGATCATTATGGTCACTCCCGTTGTCAGGGAAAATAATTGTGATCGACGCAGGTCATGGTGGAATGGATGGAGGAGCCAGTTCTAAGCAGGGCCTTCTTGAAAAAGAGGTTTCTTTAGAAATTAGTTTAATACTTCGAGATTATTTACAAGAAGCAGGAGCTCTCGTTGTGATGTCTCGTGTGGAAGATACCGACTTAGCTGACCCTTCTACGAAAGGTGTTAGAAATCGCAAGGTTCAGGATCTAAAACGCAGAGTGCAACTTGTAAATGAAACCGGTGCGGATTTATTTTTATCTTTACACCTTAATGCAATTCCATCGCCACGTTGGTCAGGGGCACAAACTTTTTATAATCGGGCGATCGAAGAAAATGAAAAAGTTGCTAAATTCATTCAGGAAGAAATTAGAACGAATTTAGAGAATACGGATAGATTGGCTAAACCTATTAACAATGTCTATTTATTAAAGCATGCTCAAATTCCTGGTGCCCTTGTTGAAGTAGGATTTTTATCAAATCCAACTGAAGCTGAAATGCTTGATACTAAGGCTTATCAGCAAAAGGTAGCAGTTTCAATTTATCAAGGGATTATGAGGTATTTTACTAATGAGCCAGTTCCTACTTCGTAA
- a CDS encoding Mrp/NBP35 family ATP-binding protein, producing MLTQEQILDALKTVKEPFINKSIVEIDAVKEIKIKEGLVSVKIGISKVGSPEQMKLQGEIVNVIKQAGADSVGLRFEQLTDEELSKLGIEAPQEVKSLLDEGVKTTFIAVTSGKGGVGKSTVSVNLATSLARLGKKVGIIDADIYGFSVPDMMGIEDKPKVKGERIFPVNRFGVQVISMGFFVHDNSPIIWRGPMLGKMLNNFFTQVEWDDLDYLILDLPPGTGDVALDVHQMLPSSKEIIVTTPHPTAAFVAARAGVMALKTDHEILGVVENMAYFKSQLTGEKEFVFGQGGGERLAKELQTEILAQIPLGQPEIDEKDFAPSIYDPEHPIGQIYMKMAQKVINKIEQ from the coding sequence TTGCTTACACAAGAACAAATATTAGATGCTTTAAAAACTGTAAAAGAACCATTTATAAATAAAAGCATTGTTGAAATTGATGCAGTAAAAGAAATTAAAATTAAAGAAGGTTTAGTAAGCGTAAAAATTGGAATTTCAAAAGTCGGTTCACCTGAACAAATGAAACTTCAGGGTGAAATCGTAAATGTAATTAAGCAAGCAGGTGCTGATTCAGTTGGATTGCGTTTTGAGCAATTGACGGATGAAGAACTTAGTAAATTGGGGATCGAGGCACCACAAGAAGTTAAATCATTATTAGATGAAGGTGTAAAAACGACTTTTATTGCTGTAACTAGTGGTAAGGGTGGCGTTGGTAAATCAACAGTTTCTGTGAACTTAGCAACTTCTTTAGCCCGTTTAGGCAAAAAAGTAGGAATTATTGATGCGGATATTTATGGCTTTAGTGTTCCTGATATGATGGGTATTGAAGATAAGCCAAAGGTCAAAGGAGAAAGAATTTTTCCAGTAAACCGTTTTGGTGTACAAGTTATTTCAATGGGCTTCTTTGTACATGATAACTCACCAATTATTTGGCGTGGTCCAATGTTAGGGAAGATGTTAAATAACTTCTTTACGCAAGTGGAGTGGGATGATCTAGATTATTTAATCTTAGATTTACCTCCTGGCACAGGTGACGTAGCATTAGATGTCCATCAAATGCTTCCAAGTAGTAAAGAGATCATTGTCACAACACCGCATCCTACGGCAGCATTTGTTGCTGCAAGAGCAGGAGTTATGGCCTTGAAGACGGATCATGAGATCTTAGGTGTTGTTGAAAACATGGCTTACTTTAAAAGTCAGTTAACGGGTGAAAAAGAATTTGTATTTGGTCAAGGTGGCGGAGAGCGTTTAGCAAAAGAATTACAAACGGAAATTCTAGCGCAAATTCCTCTTGGGCAGCCTGAAATTGATGAAAAAGACTTTGCGCCTTCAATTTACGATCCAGAACATCCAATTGGCCAGATCTATATGAAGATGGCTCAAAAGGTTATTAATAAAATTGAACAATAA